The nucleotide window GGGGATAGGTGGGTAGGAAGGTAGGGTATTAGGGGGTTGATAAGGTTATGGTTAGTTTGTGCGTTGTGTTGGTGTGTTATAGTATCCTAGTATATGGCTGCAGATTTATCGAGGTAGACTTCTTGTTTTATTGGAGATTATGCACAGGGCTCTTTTCGAACTGTCTGCCCTAGTCAAGATACATCTCAATGCAGAGTAGAGCCCCACCTACTCAGTTAAGATCAAAACCGAGACCAGATCGTCGAAGACCACTCCCATGGCCTACGAACCCTCCGGCACCTTCCACCCCTGCCTCccaacatcctccttctccaacgaATTCTGCCTCGTAAGCAACGAAAGTGCTGCCGCCAATCCTGCAATTGCCGCCAAAACCACCCAGATAATATGGAACGCATCCTCATAAGCATCTGTCACCACCCGTATCACGTCTGCATCCACATCGTGAATTTCCCTCATCCGCGGAATGAACCCTACCGACTGGCTTGCATCGCGCAGCACGGAAATGGACTCGGGCAACTCGGCTCCGGTCCCG belongs to Aspergillus luchuensis IFO 4308 DNA, chromosome 3, nearly complete sequence and includes:
- a CDS encoding uncharacterized protein (COG:G;~EggNog:ENOG410PMPY;~TransMembrane:2 (i16-40o99-120i)); the encoded protein is MITVLASVRNVNDEGLAAGMLVTARFVGSLLGLAICSTVFNSMFERGMSPLTGTGAELPESISVLRDASQSVGFIPRMREIHDVDADVIRVVTDAYEDAFHIIWVVLAAIAGLAAALSLLTRQNSLEKEDVGRQGWKVPEGS